The stretch of DNA AGGCATATGTTGTATTGGAACCtgaaaatagtacaggtatgggacccgttatccagaatgctcgggaccaagggtattccggataaggggtctttccgtaatttagatctccataccttaagtctactaaaaaaatcaatgaaacattaattaaacccaataggattgttttgcatccaataaggattaattatatcttagttgggatcaagtacaggtattgttttattattacagagaaaagggaatgatttaaccattaaataaacccaatagggctgttctgcccccaataaggggtaattatatcttagttgggatcaagtacaggtactgttttattattacagagaaaagggaatcatttaaccattaaataaacccaatagggctgttctgccccaataaggggtaattatatcttagttgggatcaagtacaggtactgttttattattacagagaaaagggaatcatttaaccattaaataaacccaatatggctgttctgcccccaataaggggtaattatatcttagttgggatcaagtacaggtactgttttattattacagagaaaagggaatcatttaaccattaaataaacccaatagggctgttcttcccccaataaggggtaattatatcttagttgggatcaagtacaggtactgttttattattacagggaaaaaggaaatcagttttaaaattctgatttatttgattataatgggagacgggctttccgtaattcggagctttcggataatgggtttctggataagtgatcccatacctgtacaaattacTGGTGATGAATTATaatatttttatccttttttttaataaagtctcTTGTGTTACATTCAGGCTTTACAAGTATAATATAGCACTTAGGGATAAATATACAGCCCAGTAGTGCCAGGCTAGATGCCAGGATTGCAAATATTTCCGCTGCCACAACATATTTGCCCTTAGCGCTCATGTAGGCTGGAATAAAAGAGACCCACACGCTGCAGAACACCAACATGCTGAAGGTGATAAACTTGGCTTCATTGAAAGTATCAGGCAAGTCCCTTGCAAGGAAAGCAATGATGAAACTGACAGAGGCCAGAACCCCCAGGTATCCCAGGACACAGTAAAATCCAATCAATGATCCTTCATTACACTCAGCAATTATCTTCCCAACTTCATCTTCCATGTTATACTGTGGGAATGGGGGAGAAATTCCCAACCAACAAGCACATATAACAACTTGAACAAGTGAACAGAACCCTATAAAAGAGACTGAACCTTTAGATCCAATGTAGTTGTTTAATTTgcttcctggcttggtggcatgAAACACAATGACTACTGTAATGGTTTTGGCCAAGATGGAAGAAAGGGAAATAGAGAAAGTGATGGCAAACACTGTCTGTCGAGTCATGCAGGTTAATTTAATAGGTTGGCCAATAAATATTAAAGAACAGAGGAAGCACATCTTGAGGGAGAAGAGGAGAACGTAGCTGAGATTTCGGTTATTGGCTTTAACTATTGGGGTGTTCTGGTATTTAGTAAAAACTCCCATAACCAAACATGTGAGAACAAATAAAAAGACTGATATTGAAGTCATTGATGTACCCAGTGCTTCTCCATAAGATAAATAGATAATGTATTTATTCACACACTTTTCTTTCTTCTCATTGTGCCACTGGGTTTGGTGACATTTGATACAGACTTTCATATCTGCAAagattgaggggggggggatgaaaGAATAAGTTGAAGAAGAATAAATGCATAttgatatgtactgtatatataagatgAAAACAACGCTTAAAtaatggattattattatttttatgattaaataatgaatatatgaaaactaaaatataaactACTAAtacttacaatacaatacaatactatTAGTAGGCAGACAGTTTCTACTAAAAGATGCTGTTAACATGCAGACCAAACACGATTTGTGTTACCGTCTGAGCGTGTGTATAACTATCTCCCATTACTGCTCCTGGTTTGTCTTTTTCAGGTTGCAATCATGCCCCGGACTTGAATAAAAAGTGACCCCCTAGGCTTGTGTCTATTGCCGAATGCAATCTGCTATGGCTTCTTTTCGCAGCTTTCCTTCTAAACTGGTGTAAGTGACAAAAGCTGCAGCTGTAATAAGGGACTacttattattagtgatgggcgaaatgtttcgccaggcatggatttgtggcgaatttatgcgtttcaccattggcggattgtttcacgaaacggatgaaaac from Xenopus tropicalis strain Nigerian chromosome 8, UCB_Xtro_10.0, whole genome shotgun sequence encodes:
- the LOC100496226 gene encoding vomeronasal type-2 receptor 26 translates to MTSSARAPALERFHCACALCNASCLLWLQPAGMDGGPVGRLPINKYLRDISFTNSGGDTLSFDKYGEIPSKFDVLNWVLSPNDNLHSIKVGSYDQLNGLTINESLIRWHPAFSQTPRSSCSETCIYGYRKTSKAGYPACCYDCIPCPDGEITNQTDMKVCIKCHQTQWHNEKKEKCVNKYIIYLSYGEALGTSMTSISVFLFVLTCLVMGVFTKYQNTPIVKANNRNLSYVLLFSLKMCFLCSLIFIGQPIKLTCMTRQTVFAITFSISLSSILAKTITVVIVFHATKPGSKLNNYIGSKGSVSFIGFCSLVQVVICACWLGISPPFPQYNMEDEVGKIIAECNEGSLIGFYCVLGYLGVLASVSFIIAFLARDLPDTFNEAKFITFSMLVFCSVWVSFIPAYMSAKGKYVVAAEIFAILASSLALLGCIFIPKCYIILVKPECNTRDFIKKKDKNIIIHHQ